Sequence from the Carassius gibelio isolate Cgi1373 ecotype wild population from Czech Republic chromosome A7, carGib1.2-hapl.c, whole genome shotgun sequence genome:
tCTTTTCAGCCAAAATGACATATTCAATTTTGACTTAGAGTCTTAATTTTAACAGCAAGAAAATTAAGGAATTCACCCTCAACCCTCACCCTCAACAATAACTTTAACAACTTTAACAACCCCTCGGCGTGGCAGCATCCGCCATTGTAGTTGATGTTTAATGTTTGATTGGAACAGAAGAGCTATGATTTGTCCCTATTTCCCtttatttatcacatgtgaatctcTCATCACCCCAGAgttagataaactgtacatgtggcaagaggtgcaagtaacaatagcaggagaagccattactcaccgtgcttgatgaaagattctgaccacagttgtttgatgaacttgtgaaaaactggagagagagagagtacaacagagagtgatagtaagattcTACAGAAAAACCGTTACAAGGAGCTACAATCACAAAACAGTAAcagcaacatatttttttatactttaccACAATCATTTTCCTCATTCAGTATAAACTACTTGAATAATGAAAGGAAAAGGCTGcatacaggaaaatacaacaatacAAATCTCATTATGTTGATGTTGAACATTTTTTAGATGATTCCTTTTAATTTGaacaaatactaaaaataaaacttatggATGGATGCAGACaagcataaaaaacaaaaaaacaattgaaaacaatgaaaatcaacttgaaaatccaagtcatatattttttttttctggtgctaagggaaaaaacaacagcaaccaaaaataaataaatacataatttgcaTTTTGCCAGATTTGTTTAGTAAATCAGTCTTGATCTGAAAGGTGTGCTGAGAAAGGCAATTCTGGAGGTCCTGTGATGTGTGAAATATATTCAGCAAACATCCAGTCAGAATTTCCTAAGGGAGGAGACTCGAGCTGCTAagagaaacacaaataaaaagaggGATATATAGTAGAAGAGAGAGCTGAAGGGGAAAATCACACCCTCACCATATGTGACCATCACAGATATCTGGTTATTGGTCTTTATAAAACAAGATGGAGGAACTCTCTTATCTGTTCTTACTTTTGGGTGAGTAAAAATGACACGCATCAATCAAATGATGTACAATTATAGATGCAGTTTAGCTATtctttatgaaatatttaattaaagtatCAAATGCAACAGAAACTTGATCACATTTCAGAAAGCAATggaaatattgtgtttttgtaacAGGTGTCTTTTCCATTCAGGGGAGTTCAGAAAACTTGGAAGGTAAAAAGTAGTAACTAATGTCACATTAATTAGCATGCATTCATTAACATTAACCAAAAaccattttatagtatttattcatctttgctAATGTTGGTTAATAAATTATAACTGCACATAGTTAGTTCATGTAAGTGTAGATCCgttaaaaatattaactttttaatgtagTAGTAACTGGAATTGAGTGTTTTGGGCtggaattttatattttaactcaATTGGAATGTAATGAAACTTCACACTTTTGGGTCTTGACTcgctgtctctttaaatgtttttagagaactTGGCATTAAAAGGAACAGCTGTACAGTCGTCCACATATTACAGTGCTGCACAGGCCATTGATGGCATCAGATATGCTCCAGGTGTAGCCCATACATACTGTTCCATCACAGGATATGAGCTCAACCCGTGGTGGAGGCTGGACCTGCTGGATTATTACAAAATTTACAAAGTGACCGTCACCAACAGAGCCGACTGCTGTCTGGCTCAAACAACTGGAGTAGAGATCCGCATCGGAAACTCTCTGGAAAACAACGGAAACAACAATCCCAGGTGAAGTTATGAAAAAAGTTATGAACGTGTCAGGAGAACTGGATTTGATCAGGTCAGCTGATTGTGTCatggtttctctctttctctctgtagatGTGGTGTCACTTCACTTGTCCCAGCAGGCACTTCTGTCAGTTTCTCTTGTGGGGGAATGGAAGGTCGTTATGTGAACATGTACCTTCCTAACATCCAGATGTGGCTCTCGCTGTGTGAGGTGGAGGTTTATGGAACAGGTAATTTATAACACCTCATTCTAGATTGTTAAAGTGTggtcacattagtgaaatttGGAAACACAGCTCATAAAGATGTCCCTTTTAAGCCCAGCATCTATCTGTTGGTCGACTTTGCATGATCAACTTGAACATGCAGTGAAATCTGTGTGGGGAATTTTTTCACCCTCATGGGAAACTCGGGATCACATAGAATCAAAtggcaacaattattattatatatatatatatatatatatatatatatatatatatatatatgtttttaatttaaactcTGTCTACAAATgtgatatacatttaatatatatatatatatatatatatatatatatatatatatatatatatatatatatatatataattagatgttttatttaaattcaacatTGAATTACACATTCTGAATAGTTATAGTTTTAAGCACTATTTTGTCAGTATGCCACACTCTTAAAAAAGTCCATAAAAATAgggcaaaatataatatttaaaataattttctttattgatttttcacaggcattttacctttattttaaaTCATGCTTTGAATTTTGTGTAGGGACAGGAAATGACTAAACTTcaggaaataatgtgaaataataaatgtGCCTACTTTTTTCCATTTTTCTACAGATCTTTCCTAACTGAGCAGCAATTATGGGTACAAACTATTAACAAGCTTATCATAAATGAACAATTATTATTGAACTATCACAGCTAGCAACTACTTATTCACATGTAATGTGTGTTCTGCTAGACACCTCTCTACAGGCTGATGTGCTGGAAAAATGCAAAACatcaaacagaaataaacaaatgtttaatatCTACAAAATATGCTGGTCAACACAGCacattttcatacttttattattataactggGGTTTGCCGGGCAGTGTTGCCGACTTAGAAATTCAGCATCTGTGGCAAATGTGCTGTGTTGACCAGCATATTTTGTCTGAATTTAATCAATGTGGAAAACTGGGCCTACATACTGCATCTGAAAGttctgaattaataataatagaaaaagaaaaaatcatttttttttatctaaatgtgtagatattaaacatttgtttatttctgtttgatgttttgcatttttgcagcacaaaaaaaaaaatatatatatatatttttttaagtttcctTAAAAAATCTAGCAACAAAAATGCTAAGTTAGCAACACCGCCTGCCAGATTCCAGTCATTATTATAAAAGTTAGCAAATTTGCTGTGTCGACCAGCAGAAAGCTGATTGgttttaaagtgacttctatgtGAGTGAGCTGTGCTTTATATGTCACTACAGTACTGAGACTGACGATGGACATTTTTGCCTTAAAATTTCATTCACGTGTCCTTGACAAATGGCCTACATAGAAtctgcactttttttgttttttattaggaaTTTAATAATTGTGGTAAACTGGGCCCACATACATCTtctgaaaacatttaattaataatagaaaaaaaatctaacaaacaaaaatacattaattatttctaTGTTTGACATTTAGCATTTTTGCAGTTTATAGGAAAAAAGTTTATCTAAGGATGAAATTAACCTCCAGTGTTGTTGCGGCTGCTGTAAACAACACACTTCTTAATCAGGTAAGAAAATGTGAAACAGATCAAAGAATTGAAACAGACAATATCTTAAAAGATAAAACATCAAAAGAGAAAATACTCTTTTTTTGTGTTGTCGGGCAGTGCCCACGTCAACTAGCTTGCCCCCCCTCTGGCCCTCCTAAATGATCACACCAATAGTATGGCATCCTATTACACCAAACTATTTTGGGTTCAATGCACAGTATGTCCTGTGGTTGGCAGTAATGCGGGGGGTGGAGGGTAAAATATcaccagctgctaaattcaaatctgcgttTGGTATTATCTGATATTCATGTAAAAAGACGTTGATTTTTAATGTGTACAGTAGTTATAAGATTACACTATTAGGCTACTTTCCCCATTGCCCAACTTTATAGCTCAACTAACAATCTATAAAGatgcaaaatgcatttacttacaCATATTTGTGAATCAAAACATTTCATGATATAGTTAACACGTTTGgcaatattttgaacaaaaaaggaaaaataaaaaaaataaaacataagtcTGTATCAGTTATAAAGTGCtgttgtggctgctgtgtgtTACATGATGAGGTCAGTTTGGTTACACTAAATGTGTAACGAGGAGTCAGAGGTGTTCGGATCCATGTTCAGAATATTATTAAAagaatggtcatacaggcagaaatcaggaatggcatcaggtgtgttagggatatccagaatcattaaTGGTAACAAGCAGAGATTAGGGCAGGCAGAAGAGAATCAGACTCGGTTTAAACAATCCAAGATAATACACGGGAACAACAAAACACTAGGAAAAACACTCAGAAATGTCAggcaggctaaacaagactttgcagtgagtgagagtgattttggtgcttatatgtgtgtaaatgaggtgcaggtgtggcaaggaaattggctgctgaatgaggtgcaggtgtggcaaggtgattgtgatgcagagactcatgggagatgtagttcgggtgtggtgcaacagtatgagaggtgctagtgtccaagtgatgatatggtgacatccggtggttgatgggtggaatgttACTGAGTGGTATGCCCTCTACTAAAGTTtgtgggcactccagctaatgattgTGACAAAATGAAACCTGCTTTAATAGCTGTCTGTGTGTTTTAGCTGCAGTCCGCTCTGGGGTTGAGTGACGTTAAACTGTCCTGGACGAGACTCCCCTACCGGGACATAACACAcaaggagaaaaaaacaataaggtaGGTACATTTATctataataactgcattagagTGCAGTTAATCAAATAACCATGATAAATCTCACTTCCACTAAGACTGAGCAAGCTCTTTAGAACCTGCTGGAGAATATGATTATCACAATATGTATGTTTGATTTACAGGATTTGTGCTGATAAAAGTTAATCTGGAGCCACAGACTGAATCTTTCAAGCAGATGTTTATTTGTCTATATGTAAAATTAATTGAATTATGtcatttttccagctgatgacatattcatatttattttgtcctacATGCTTCATTAAATTGGTTTGAAACATTGTGTATAAATATGCTTAAGTACTTAGCTGAATGAATCactttacatacagtatgtgtattaTATTTTCATGTCATAAAGGAACACATGCTCATTTCATAGCAGTTTATCTGAAGGACCATTGAAATCACTCTCATTTACTGATAACTActgacaatatatttattttactggaATTGTGTATCAGTTAATATGTACAATTTTCATTAAAGCAGTAAGCTACATGGTTGTCTGGGTCCCCTTGTTTTAACCCTGAACATacaatatatgaatgttactgtatTGATTATGAAAATACTTTAATACAAGACCCTCTTTCTCTATATACCTAACTTTAA
This genomic interval carries:
- the LOC128017555 gene encoding fucolectin-5-like, which gives rise to MFLENLALKGTAVQSSTYYSAAQAIDGIRYAPGVAHTYCSITGYELNPWWRLDLLDYYKIYKVTVTNRADCCLAQTTGVEIRIGNSLENNGNNNPRCGVTSLVPAGTSVSFSCGGMEGRYVNMYLPNIQMWLSLCEVEVYGTVKFGNTAHKDVPFKPSIYLLVDFA